A single window of Streptomyces sudanensis DNA harbors:
- a CDS encoding DUF2079 domain-containing protein: MPALVSAAVLLGHALFALREHRRFGTTGYDLGIFGQGVRAYAELRMPASEIRTATAPAAFLGEAYPLLGDHFHPILALLAPLYALVPRVESLLIAQAALVAGSTYVMASAAGRHLGRPWAALSLGLAYGLSWGLQELVAFDFHEVAFAVPLLALACAAYLDGRWVAAAWWASGLLLVKEDLGLTAAVLGLLLLRHHRRAGLALCLGATAATGLVTLVAIPALAPDGQYGYLTQQYSHGLLDGWSVKSQTLVALLAVTAGLVLRSPLALLMLPTLAWRLTSPNPAYWDVALHYSAVLMPIAFAALIDALRKDTRLPVFIPLAVMALMFPAKPLGDLVTPEFWRVGPRESAARAAVDRVPSGVEVAASNSLAPHLTDRTRTYLAVRRVLHEHTDISWIVVDTRDPFPAGEAAAVAQTAEAAGWTRVHSEHGMVVLTRPAG, encoded by the coding sequence GTGCCGGCTCTGGTGTCGGCGGCGGTTCTCCTCGGCCATGCGCTGTTCGCCCTGCGGGAGCACCGGCGGTTCGGTACCACCGGTTACGACCTCGGCATCTTCGGGCAGGGTGTCCGGGCCTACGCGGAGCTGCGCATGCCGGCCTCCGAGATCAGGACGGCCACCGCGCCGGCGGCCTTCCTGGGGGAGGCGTATCCCCTGCTGGGGGACCACTTCCATCCGATCCTGGCACTGCTCGCGCCGTTGTACGCGCTCGTGCCCCGTGTGGAGTCCCTGCTGATCGCGCAGGCCGCGCTGGTGGCCGGCTCGACCTATGTGATGGCGAGCGCCGCCGGCCGCCATCTCGGACGGCCGTGGGCGGCCCTGTCGCTGGGACTCGCCTACGGCCTCTCCTGGGGACTGCAGGAACTCGTGGCCTTCGACTTCCACGAAGTGGCCTTCGCCGTACCGCTCCTGGCCCTGGCGTGCGCGGCGTACCTCGACGGCCGGTGGGTGGCTGCCGCGTGGTGGGCGTCCGGTCTGCTCCTGGTCAAGGAGGACCTGGGTCTCACCGCGGCCGTACTCGGCCTCCTCCTGCTCCGCCACCACCGGCGAGCCGGGCTGGCGCTCTGCCTCGGCGCCACCGCGGCCACGGGTCTCGTCACGCTGGTCGCGATACCGGCGCTCGCCCCCGACGGCCAGTACGGCTACCTGACGCAGCAGTACTCCCACGGACTGCTCGACGGCTGGTCGGTCAAGAGCCAGACCCTTGTGGCGCTTCTGGCGGTCACGGCCGGGCTGGTCCTCCGCAGCCCTCTCGCCCTTCTCATGCTCCCGACGTTGGCGTGGCGTCTCACCTCGCCCAATCCGGCCTACTGGGATGTGGCCCTGCACTACTCCGCCGTTCTCATGCCCATCGCCTTCGCCGCCCTCATCGACGCCTTACGCAAGGACACAAGGCTGCCCGTCTTCATCCCCTTGGCCGTCATGGCGCTCATGTTCCCGGCGAAGCCGTTGGGGGATCTGGTCACGCCGGAGTTCTGGCGGGTGGGCCCGCGGGAGTCGGCGGCTCGCGCAGCGGTGGACCGGGTGCCCAGCGGGGTCGAGGTGGCCGCGAGCAACAGTCTGGCCCCGCACCTGACCGACCGTACCCGCACCTATCTCGCCGTACGGCGGGTCCTCCACGAGCACACGGACATCAGCTGGATCGTGGTGGACACGCGCGACCCCTTCCCGGCGGGTGAGGCCGCGGCGGTGGCGCAGACGGCCGAGGCGGCGGGCTGGACGCGTGTCCACTCGGAGCACGGCATGGTCGTCCTCACGCGTCCGGCGGGGTAG
- a CDS encoding RNA degradosome polyphosphate kinase yields the protein MNQQPAEVPVQQVQPSGPNAQPPVGSIAAHRLWSASGAPADLSPDADGELDPYEDGGEDADGVRTELPEGRFLDRERSWLAFNERVLELAEDPATPLLERANFLAIFASNLDEFFMVRVAGLKRRIATGVATRSASGLQPREVLDLIWTRSRELMARHAACFQQDVAPALAEEGIHLIRWPDLTEKEQARLFTLFRQRIFPVLTPLAVDPAHPFPYISGLSLNLAVVVRNPVSGHRHFARVKVPPLLSRFLEASPQRYVPLEDVIAAHLEELFPGMEVLAHHMFRVTRNEDLEVEEDDTENLLKALEKELMRRRFGPPVRLEVEESIDPYVLDLLVRELKISDSEVYPLPGPLDLTGLFGIAGQDRPELKYPKFVAGTHRDLSEVESASAPDIFAALRERDVLLHHPYDSFSTSVQAFLEQAAADPDVLAIKQTLYRTSGDSPIVDALIDAAESGKQVLVLVEIKARFDEQANIKWARKLEEAGCHVVYGLVGLKTHCKLSLVVRQEGETLRRYSHVGTGNYHPKTARLYEDLGLLTSDPQVGADLSDLFNRLSGYSRRETYRRLLVAPKSLRDGLVARIHKEIAHHRAGRPAYVRIKVNSMVDEAVIDACYRASQAGVPVDIWVRGICAVRPGVAGLSENIRVRSVLGRFLEHSRLFAFCNGGEPEVWLGSADMMHRNLDRRIEALVRVSDPAHRAALIRLLETGMADTTSSWHLGPDGEWTRHATDAEGRPLRHVQQMLIDARRRRRAQP from the coding sequence ATGAACCAGCAGCCCGCAGAGGTCCCGGTCCAGCAGGTACAGCCCTCCGGTCCGAACGCGCAACCACCCGTGGGGTCCATAGCCGCGCACCGGCTGTGGAGCGCGTCCGGCGCACCGGCCGACCTCTCACCGGACGCCGACGGCGAACTCGACCCGTACGAGGACGGGGGCGAGGACGCCGACGGCGTGCGCACGGAGCTGCCCGAGGGCCGGTTCCTGGACCGCGAACGCAGTTGGCTCGCCTTCAACGAGCGGGTCCTGGAACTGGCCGAGGACCCCGCGACGCCGCTGCTGGAACGGGCGAACTTCCTCGCCATCTTCGCGTCGAACCTCGACGAGTTCTTCATGGTCCGGGTCGCCGGCCTCAAGCGCCGCATCGCCACCGGCGTCGCCACCCGCTCCGCCTCCGGGCTCCAGCCCCGCGAGGTCCTCGACCTGATCTGGACCCGCTCCCGGGAGCTGATGGCCCGGCACGCCGCCTGCTTCCAGCAGGACGTCGCCCCGGCCCTGGCCGAGGAGGGCATCCACCTCATCCGCTGGCCCGACCTGACCGAGAAGGAGCAGGCGCGCCTCTTCACCCTGTTCCGGCAGCGGATCTTCCCGGTGCTCACGCCGCTGGCCGTGGACCCCGCGCACCCCTTCCCGTACATCTCCGGGCTGTCGCTGAACCTCGCCGTCGTCGTCCGCAACCCGGTCAGCGGCCACCGCCACTTCGCGCGCGTGAAGGTGCCGCCGCTGCTGTCGCGGTTCCTGGAGGCGTCGCCGCAGCGGTACGTGCCGCTGGAGGACGTCATCGCCGCGCACCTGGAGGAGCTCTTCCCCGGCATGGAGGTGCTGGCCCACCACATGTTCCGGGTCACCCGCAACGAGGACCTGGAGGTCGAGGAGGACGACACCGAGAACCTCCTCAAGGCCCTGGAGAAGGAGCTCATGCGGCGCCGCTTCGGCCCGCCGGTACGGCTGGAGGTGGAGGAGTCCATCGACCCGTACGTCCTCGACCTGCTGGTGCGGGAGCTGAAGATCTCGGACTCCGAGGTGTACCCGCTGCCCGGGCCGCTCGACCTGACCGGGCTGTTCGGGATAGCGGGCCAGGACCGGCCCGAGCTGAAGTACCCGAAGTTCGTGGCGGGCACCCACCGCGACCTGTCCGAGGTCGAGTCGGCGTCCGCGCCCGACATCTTCGCCGCGCTGCGCGAGCGGGACGTGCTGCTGCACCACCCGTACGACAGCTTCTCCACGTCCGTGCAGGCCTTCCTGGAGCAGGCGGCGGCCGATCCGGACGTCCTCGCGATCAAGCAGACGCTCTACCGCACCTCCGGGGACTCGCCGATAGTCGACGCCCTGATCGACGCCGCCGAGTCCGGCAAGCAGGTCCTCGTCCTCGTCGAGATCAAGGCCCGCTTCGACGAGCAGGCCAACATCAAGTGGGCGCGCAAGCTGGAGGAGGCCGGCTGCCACGTCGTGTACGGCCTGGTCGGGCTGAAGACCCACTGCAAGCTGTCCCTGGTCGTCCGCCAGGAGGGCGAGACGCTGCGCCGGTACTCGCACGTCGGCACCGGCAACTACCACCCCAAGACCGCCCGCCTCTACGAGGACCTCGGCCTGCTCACCTCCGACCCGCAGGTCGGCGCCGACCTCTCGGACCTGTTCAACAGGCTGTCCGGCTACTCGCGCCGCGAGACCTACCGCCGGCTGCTCGTCGCGCCCAAGTCGCTGCGCGACGGACTGGTGGCGCGGATCCACAAGGAGATCGCCCACCACCGCGCGGGCCGCCCGGCGTACGTCCGCATCAAGGTCAACTCGATGGTCGACGAGGCCGTCATCGACGCCTGCTACCGCGCCTCGCAGGCCGGCGTGCCCGTGGACATCTGGGTGCGCGGCATCTGCGCCGTGCGCCCCGGTGTCGCCGGCCTGTCGGAGAACATCCGGGTCCGCTCCGTCCTCGGCCGCTTCCTGGAGCACTCCCGCCTCTTCGCCTTCTGCAACGGAGGGGAGCCCGAGGTGTGGCTGGGGAGCGCCGACATGATGCACCGCAACCTCGACCGCCGCATAGAGGCGCTGGTGCGGGTCTCCGACCCGGCGCACCGCGCGGCCCTGATCCGTCTGCTGGAGACCGGCATGGCCGACACGACCTCGTCGTGGCACCTCGGCCCCGACGGGGAATGGACCCGGCACGCGACGGACGCCGAAGGCCGTCCGCTGCGGCACGTCCAGCAGATGCTCATAGACGCCCGGAGGCGCCGACGTGCACAACCATGA
- a CDS encoding CHAD domain-containing protein, producing MHNHDRQVSAGEVLAPYLHARANDFLRALRLHMESNGSDSVGAEEATRALRAAARRISGTLHTFRPLLDGTWADGLRSELTWFSGTLAQEHACTSRLVRLADALSRLTGGPVPAPRGARPGASRAGGEAITMGAARAGALLERQLTLARTRAHSAALEALGSSRFHAVADAVALLASEVPFGPAASSPAEEVLPVPAETAERRLLDAVAALPMSPAVGGERQDAPWHQVRLLLRLHRYALEVRSSPVPELYEAATALDRHRDAAEAAAAAATAAHTPRIAPATAYALGVLHADQRHEVEAARRAFHRAWRRTAVTAR from the coding sequence GTGCACAACCATGACCGCCAGGTGTCCGCCGGCGAGGTGCTGGCGCCGTACCTCCACGCCCGGGCGAACGACTTCCTGCGCGCCCTGCGCCTGCACATGGAGAGCAACGGTTCGGACAGCGTCGGCGCGGAGGAGGCCACCCGCGCCCTGCGCGCCGCCGCCCGGCGCATCAGCGGGACGCTGCACACCTTCCGGCCGCTCCTGGACGGGACGTGGGCGGACGGCCTGCGCTCCGAGCTGACCTGGTTCTCCGGCACGCTCGCCCAGGAGCACGCCTGCACCTCGCGGCTCGTCCGCCTCGCCGACGCGCTGTCCCGGCTGACCGGCGGCCCCGTGCCGGCGCCGAGGGGCGCCCGCCCGGGGGCCTCGCGCGCCGGCGGCGAGGCGATCACGATGGGCGCCGCACGCGCCGGCGCCCTGCTGGAGCGGCAGCTCACCCTCGCCCGGACGCGCGCCCACTCGGCCGCCCTGGAGGCGCTGGGGTCCTCCCGGTTCCACGCGGTGGCCGACGCGGTGGCCCTGCTGGCGTCCGAGGTGCCGTTCGGGCCCGCCGCGTCGTCCCCCGCCGAGGAGGTCCTGCCGGTGCCCGCCGAGACGGCGGAGCGGCGCCTGCTGGACGCCGTGGCGGCCCTCCCCATGAGCCCCGCCGTGGGCGGCGAGCGGCAGGACGCGCCCTGGCACCAGGTGCGCCTCCTGCTGCGCCTCCACCGGTACGCCCTGGAGGTGCGGTCCTCCCCGGTTCCCGAGCTGTACGAGGCGGCGACCGCGCTGGACCGGCACCGGGACGCCGCCGAGGCCGCGGCCGCCGCCGCGACGGCCGCGCACACCCCGCGCATCGCCCCGGCCACGGCGTACGCCCTCGGCGTCCTCCACGCCGACCAGCGCCACGAGGTGGAGGCCGCCCGCCGCGCCTTCCACCGGGCCTGGCGGCGCACGGCGGTGACGGCACGGTGA
- a CDS encoding NUDIX hydrolase — protein sequence MNGRAGVVRAAGCVLWRRAADGSVEVCLIHRPKYDDWSFPKGKVKAGEELRAAAVREVREETGRVCEPGALLGTVRYRAGTRDKEVTYWSAEATAGSFAPNKEVDALRWLAPGEAREVLTHPQDRSLITWFLATL from the coding sequence GTGAACGGCCGGGCCGGCGTCGTCCGGGCGGCCGGCTGCGTCCTGTGGCGGCGGGCGGCGGACGGTTCGGTGGAGGTGTGCCTGATCCACCGGCCCAAGTACGACGACTGGTCGTTCCCCAAGGGCAAGGTGAAGGCCGGGGAGGAGCTGCGGGCGGCGGCGGTGCGGGAGGTCCGCGAGGAGACCGGCCGGGTGTGCGAGCCGGGCGCGCTGCTGGGCACGGTCCGCTACCGCGCGGGTACCCGGGACAAGGAGGTCACCTACTGGTCGGCGGAGGCCACGGCGGGGTCCTTCGCCCCCAACAAGGAGGTGGACGCACTGCGCTGGCTGGCCCCCGGGGAGGCCCGGGAGGTGCTGACCCACCCGCAGGACCGCTCCCTGATCACCTGGTTCCTGGCCACCCTGTGA
- the pstS gene encoding phosphate ABC transporter substrate-binding protein PstS yields MKLHRKTGLRATALGALAVSGALVLTACGSDDNASPTGEKKTTTASNIKCEGAKGQLLAAGSTAQKNAMDLWVKNFQAACEGVEVNYQAIGSGGGITKFNQGQVAFAGSDSALKEEEVAESQKICKGGKGINLPMVGGPVAIGYKLEGVDNLVLDASTIAKIFDSKIKKWNDPAIAKLNPGVKLPDVAIQAFHRSDESGTTQNLGKYLSEAAAADWKHDPKTKSWPAPGGQAANGSSGVAAAVKDTNGAIGYFELSYAKSGNISTVKLNTGASQPVEATTENASKAIAAAKIKGTGSDLALSLDYKTKAEGAYPIILVTYEIACDKGNKAETLPTLKAFLNYTVSEEGQKVLADAGYAPLPAEIATKVREIVPTLS; encoded by the coding sequence GTGAAGCTTCATCGCAAGACCGGGCTTCGCGCCACCGCGCTCGGCGCCCTCGCCGTCTCCGGCGCCCTGGTTCTCACGGCGTGTGGTTCGGACGACAACGCGAGCCCGACCGGGGAGAAGAAGACCACCACCGCGTCGAACATCAAGTGCGAGGGCGCCAAGGGCCAGCTCCTGGCCGCGGGCTCGACCGCCCAGAAGAACGCCATGGACCTGTGGGTCAAGAACTTCCAGGCGGCCTGCGAGGGCGTCGAGGTGAACTACCAGGCCATCGGCTCCGGTGGTGGTATCACCAAGTTCAACCAGGGCCAGGTGGCGTTCGCCGGCTCCGACTCCGCCCTGAAGGAGGAGGAGGTCGCCGAGTCGCAGAAGATCTGCAAGGGCGGCAAGGGCATCAACCTCCCGATGGTCGGCGGCCCCGTCGCCATCGGCTACAAGCTGGAGGGCGTGGACAACCTCGTCCTCGACGCCTCCACCATCGCCAAGATCTTCGACTCGAAGATCAAGAAGTGGAACGACCCGGCCATCGCCAAGCTCAACCCGGGCGTCAAGCTGCCCGACGTGGCGATCCAGGCCTTCCACCGCTCCGACGAGTCCGGCACCACGCAGAACCTCGGCAAGTACCTCAGCGAGGCCGCCGCCGCCGACTGGAAGCACGACCCGAAGACGAAGTCGTGGCCCGCCCCCGGCGGCCAGGCCGCGAACGGCTCCTCCGGCGTAGCCGCCGCCGTCAAGGACACCAACGGCGCGATCGGCTACTTCGAGCTGTCCTACGCCAAGTCCGGCAACATCAGCACGGTCAAGCTGAACACGGGCGCCTCCCAGCCGGTCGAGGCCACCACGGAGAACGCCTCCAAGGCCATCGCCGCCGCCAAGATCAAGGGCACCGGCAGCGACCTGGCCCTGTCCCTCGACTACAAGACCAAGGCCGAGGGCGCCTACCCGATCATCCTCGTCACGTACGAGATCGCCTGCGACAAGGGCAACAAGGCGGAGACCCTGCCGACCCTGAAGGCGTTCCTCAACTACACCGTCAGCGAGGAGGGCCAGAAGGTCCTCGCCGACGCCGGCTACGCCCCGCTCCCCGCCGAAATCGCCACCAAGGTCCGCGAGATCGTCCCCACCCTCTCCTGA
- the pstC gene encoding phosphate ABC transporter permease subunit PstC, whose product MATASTHTPPPPGRNESKPPKSSTPSQAGDRIFLGLSRGSGITLLVIMAAIAVFLTYRAALAIADNEGNFLTTSEWNPAGNPPVFGIAVLAYGTIVSSIIAMVLAVPVAIGIALFISHYAPRKLAAPLAYVVDLLAAVPSIIYGLWGAIFLVPYLGGLNKWLDQYMSWTYIFDKSDEGVARNMFTVGILLAIMILPIITNVTREVFLQVPRMHEEAALALGATRWETIRMSVLPFGRSGIISASMLGLGRALGETMAVAVVLSPSFLISGHILDPGGGTFAQNIAAKFNEANEYGRDALIASGLVLFVITLLVNGAARWIIGRRKEYSGANA is encoded by the coding sequence ATGGCCACAGCCAGCACACACACACCACCGCCCCCCGGGCGGAACGAAAGCAAGCCCCCGAAGTCGTCCACCCCGTCGCAGGCGGGTGACCGGATCTTCCTGGGGCTGTCCCGCGGTTCCGGCATCACCCTGCTGGTGATCATGGCGGCGATCGCCGTCTTCCTCACGTATCGGGCGGCGCTCGCCATCGCCGACAACGAGGGGAACTTCCTCACCACCTCCGAGTGGAACCCGGCCGGGAACCCGCCCGTCTTCGGCATCGCCGTCCTGGCCTACGGCACGATCGTCAGCTCGATCATCGCCATGGTCCTGGCCGTGCCGGTCGCCATCGGCATCGCGCTGTTCATCTCGCACTACGCGCCGCGCAAGCTCGCCGCGCCGCTCGCGTACGTCGTCGACCTGCTCGCCGCCGTGCCCAGCATCATCTACGGCCTGTGGGGCGCGATCTTCCTCGTGCCGTACCTGGGCGGCCTCAACAAGTGGCTCGACCAGTACATGAGCTGGACGTACATCTTCGACAAGTCCGACGAGGGCGTGGCGCGGAACATGTTCACCGTCGGCATCCTGCTGGCGATCATGATCCTGCCGATCATCACCAACGTCACCCGCGAGGTGTTCCTCCAGGTCCCGCGCATGCACGAGGAGGCCGCCCTGGCCCTCGGCGCGACCCGCTGGGAGACCATCCGCATGTCGGTCCTGCCGTTCGGCCGCTCCGGCATCATCAGCGCCTCCATGCTGGGCCTGGGCCGCGCGCTCGGCGAGACGATGGCCGTCGCCGTCGTCCTCTCCCCCAGCTTCCTCATCTCCGGGCACATCCTCGACCCGGGCGGCGGCACGTTCGCGCAGAACATCGCCGCCAAGTTCAACGAGGCGAACGAGTACGGCCGCGACGCGCTGATCGCCTCCGGTCTCGTCCTCTTCGTCATCACGCTGCTGGTCAACGGCGCCGCCCGCTGGATCATCGGACGCCGCAAGGAGTACTCGGGGGCCAACGCATGA
- the pstA gene encoding phosphate ABC transporter permease PstA has translation MSHAVHKQQPAVAAPARRHAPLAHARMPRWAPAAIAVASVAAGVGIGLAAGWESRTQWGMIAALLFVVATYVITSVVENARQAKDRVATSLVWVCFVLAVVPLASLAWVTLDEGLDVVDGYFLTHSMNGVLDAEMGGGVYHALLGTIEQVAIAAVIAAPIGMLTAVYLVEYGRGRLAQAVTFFVDVMTGVPSIVAGLFILATWNLILGFGPSGFAGSMALAILMMPVVVRSTEEMLKLVPNELREASLALGVPKWKTILKVVLPTAIGGITTGVMLAIARITGETAPVLLLVFGTKLINSNPFEGAQASLPLYVYEQYSVGTDASVARAWGAALVLIAFVMILNLVARGIARWKAPKTGR, from the coding sequence ATGAGCCACGCCGTCCACAAGCAGCAGCCGGCCGTCGCCGCCCCCGCGCGCCGTCACGCCCCGCTCGCCCACGCGCGCATGCCGCGCTGGGCCCCGGCCGCCATAGCCGTCGCCTCCGTGGCCGCGGGCGTGGGCATCGGCCTCGCCGCGGGCTGGGAGAGCCGCACCCAGTGGGGCATGATCGCCGCCCTGCTGTTCGTCGTCGCGACCTACGTCATCACCTCCGTGGTCGAGAACGCCCGCCAGGCCAAGGACCGCGTCGCGACCAGCCTCGTCTGGGTCTGCTTCGTCCTCGCGGTCGTCCCGCTCGCCTCCCTCGCCTGGGTCACGCTGGACGAGGGCCTGGACGTCGTCGACGGGTACTTCCTCACCCACTCGATGAACGGCGTCCTCGACGCCGAGATGGGCGGCGGCGTCTACCACGCGCTGCTCGGCACCATCGAGCAGGTCGCCATCGCCGCGGTCATCGCCGCACCGATCGGCATGCTCACCGCGGTCTACCTGGTCGAGTACGGCCGGGGCCGGCTGGCCCAGGCCGTGACCTTCTTCGTCGACGTCATGACGGGCGTCCCGTCCATCGTCGCGGGCCTGTTCATCCTCGCCACCTGGAACCTGATCCTCGGCTTCGGGCCCTCCGGCTTCGCCGGCTCGATGGCGCTGGCCATCCTGATGATGCCGGTGGTCGTCCGCTCCACGGAGGAGATGCTCAAGCTCGTCCCGAACGAGCTGCGCGAGGCGTCCCTCGCCCTGGGCGTCCCCAAGTGGAAGACGATCCTCAAGGTGGTCCTGCCGACCGCGATCGGCGGCATCACCACGGGCGTCATGCTCGCGATCGCCCGCATCACCGGCGAGACGGCCCCCGTGCTGCTCCTCGTCTTCGGTACGAAGCTGATCAACTCGAACCCGTTCGAGGGCGCCCAGGCGTCGCTGCCGCTCTACGTGTACGAGCAGTACTCGGTCGGCACGGACGCCTCCGTGGCCCGTGCCTGGGGCGCCGCGCTCGTCCTGATCGCCTTCGTCATGATCCTCAACCTGGTGGCCCGCGGCATCGCCCGCTGGAAGGCCCCGAAGACCGGCCGCTAA
- the pstB gene encoding phosphate ABC transporter ATP-binding protein PstB, protein MAKRIDVSGLSAYYGNHKAIDDISMTVEPRSVTAFIGPSGCGKSTFLRTLNRMHEVTPGGRVEGKVMLDDQNLYGKDVDPVAVRRTVGMVFQRPNPFPTMSIFDNVAAGLRLNGNYRKSELNDIVERSLKGANLWNEVKDRLNKPGSGLSGGQQQRLCIARAIAVEPEVLLMDEPCSALDPISTLAIEDLIGELKEQFTIVIVTHNMQQAARVSDRTAFFNLAAVGQPGKLVEIDETDRIFSNPSVQATEDYISGRFG, encoded by the coding sequence ATGGCCAAGCGAATCGACGTCAGCGGCCTCTCCGCGTACTACGGCAACCACAAGGCGATCGACGACATCTCGATGACCGTCGAGCCCCGCTCCGTCACGGCGTTCATCGGCCCCTCGGGCTGCGGCAAGTCGACGTTCCTGCGCACCCTCAACCGGATGCACGAGGTCACCCCCGGCGGCCGCGTCGAGGGCAAGGTGATGCTGGACGACCAGAACCTCTACGGCAAGGACGTCGACCCGGTCGCCGTGCGCCGCACGGTCGGCATGGTCTTCCAGCGGCCGAACCCGTTCCCCACCATGTCGATCTTCGACAACGTGGCGGCGGGCCTGCGGCTGAACGGCAACTACCGCAAGTCCGAGCTGAACGACATCGTCGAGCGCTCCCTGAAGGGCGCGAACCTCTGGAACGAGGTCAAGGACCGCCTCAACAAGCCCGGCTCCGGCCTCTCCGGCGGCCAGCAGCAGCGCCTGTGCATCGCCCGCGCCATCGCGGTCGAGCCGGAGGTCCTGCTGATGGACGAGCCCTGCTCCGCCCTGGACCCGATCTCCACCCTGGCGATCGAGGACCTGATCGGAGAGCTGAAGGAGCAGTTCACGATCGTCATCGTGACCCACAACATGCAGCAGGCCGCCCGCGTCTCGGACCGCACGGCGTTCTTCAACCTCGCCGCCGTCGGTCAGCCGGGCAAGCTGGTGGAGATCGACGAGACGGACCGGATCTTCTCCAACCCGTCGGTCCAGGCCACGGAGGACTACATCTCCGGGCGATTCGGCTGA
- a CDS encoding inorganic phosphate transporter: MDTFALVVTVGVALFFTYTNGFHDSANAIATSVSTRALTPRAALLMAAVMNLAGAFMGSGVAKTVSEGIIATPVGDKGMAILFAALVGAITWNLITWYFGLPSSSSHALFGGMVGAALAGGTEVIWSGVVEKIVIPMFVSPFVGLLVGYLVMAAIMWIFRKAGPHRTKRGFRIAQTVSAAAMALGHGLQDAQKTMGIVVMALVIADVEQAGAPIPLWVKVASALMLSLGTYAGGWRIMRTLGRRIIELDPPQGFAAETTAASVMYSASFMFHAPISTTHVITSAIMGVGATKRVNAVRWGVAKNIVLGWFITMPAAAVVAAVSFFAVWFLVG; the protein is encoded by the coding sequence GTGGACACCTTCGCACTGGTCGTGACCGTCGGGGTCGCGCTCTTCTTCACGTACACGAACGGCTTCCACGACTCGGCGAACGCCATCGCCACGTCGGTGTCGACCCGGGCGCTCACCCCGCGCGCCGCGCTGCTGATGGCCGCGGTCATGAACCTGGCCGGCGCCTTCATGGGCAGCGGCGTCGCCAAGACCGTCAGCGAGGGCATCATCGCCACGCCGGTCGGCGACAAGGGGATGGCCATCCTCTTCGCCGCGCTGGTCGGGGCGATCACCTGGAACCTGATCACCTGGTACTTCGGGCTTCCCTCGTCGTCCTCCCACGCGCTCTTCGGCGGCATGGTGGGCGCGGCGCTGGCGGGCGGCACGGAGGTCATCTGGTCCGGCGTGGTCGAGAAGATCGTCATCCCGATGTTCGTGTCGCCGTTCGTGGGGCTGCTCGTCGGGTACCTGGTGATGGCCGCGATCATGTGGATCTTCCGCAAGGCGGGACCGCACCGGACGAAGCGCGGCTTCAGGATCGCGCAGACCGTGTCCGCCGCCGCCATGGCGCTGGGCCACGGCCTCCAGGACGCCCAGAAGACGATGGGCATCGTGGTGATGGCGCTGGTCATTGCCGACGTCGAGCAGGCCGGGGCCCCGATCCCGCTGTGGGTGAAGGTCGCCAGTGCGCTGATGCTGTCGCTCGGCACGTACGCGGGCGGCTGGCGGATCATGCGGACGCTGGGCCGGCGGATCATCGAGCTCGACCCGCCGCAGGGGTTCGCCGCGGAGACCACGGCGGCGTCCGTCATGTACTCGGCGTCGTTCATGTTCCACGCGCCGATCTCCACAACGCACGTGATCACGTCCGCGATCATGGGCGTGGGTGCGACGAAGCGGGTCAACGCGGTGCGCTGGGGCGTCGCCAAGAACATCGTCCTGGGGTGGTTCATCACCATGCCGGCCGCCGCGGTGGTGGCGGCGGTGAGCTTCTTCGCGGTGTGGTTCCTCGTCGGTTAG
- a CDS encoding DUF47 domain-containing protein: protein MRFRLTPRETSFYDMFSASADNIVTGSKLLMELLGAEASARTDIAERMRAAEHAGDDATHAIFHQLNSSFITPFDREDIYALASSLDDIMDFMEEAVDLVVLYNIEELPKGVEQQIEVLARAAELTAEAMPHLRTMDNLTEYWIEVNRLENQADQIHRKLLAHLFNGKYDAIEVLKLKQIVDVLEEAADAFEHVANTVETIAVKES from the coding sequence GTGCGCTTTCGTCTGACCCCCCGGGAGACGAGCTTCTACGACATGTTCTCCGCGTCGGCGGACAACATCGTCACCGGCTCGAAGCTCCTGATGGAACTGCTGGGAGCGGAGGCGTCCGCGAGGACCGACATCGCGGAGCGGATGCGTGCGGCCGAACACGCCGGGGACGACGCCACCCATGCGATCTTCCACCAGCTCAACTCGTCCTTCATCACGCCGTTCGACCGCGAGGACATCTATGCCCTGGCCTCTTCGCTCGACGACATCATGGACTTCATGGAGGAGGCGGTCGACCTCGTCGTCCTCTACAACATCGAGGAACTGCCGAAGGGTGTCGAGCAGCAGATCGAGGTGCTGGCCAGGGCCGCCGAACTCACCGCGGAGGCGATGCCGCACCTCCGCACGATGGACAACCTCACCGAGTACTGGATCGAGGTCAACCGGCTGGAGAACCAGGCCGACCAGATCCACCGCAAGCTGCTCGCCCACCTCTTCAACGGCAAGTACGACGCCATCGAGGTGCTGAAGCTGAAGCAGATCGTGGACGTCCTGGAAGAGGCCGCCGACGCCTTCGAGCACGTGGCGAACACGGTGGAGACCATCGCCGTCAAGGAGTCCTGA